One genomic segment of Vulpes lagopus strain Blue_001 chromosome 9, ASM1834538v1, whole genome shotgun sequence includes these proteins:
- the LOC121498439 gene encoding lymphocyte antigen 6H-like gives MRAAPVLWLAVLLCRDLARSLLCYTCPGAPGASLCPPAQCLRPGICFDSNITTTSSNGMQVRSKYKGCAPSCEEAKETLQWIFRMSSLDQLDQLDPSLPKSELQSLTCCEKDLCNRGAQALGPGGGLLLGLAPASLWALL, from the exons ATGAGAGCCGCGCCTGTCCTGTGGCTGGCCGTCCTGCTGTGCCGGGATCTCG CGCGGAGCCTGCTGTGCTACACCTGCCCCGGGGCACCCGGCGCCAGCCTGTGCCCGCCCGCCCAATGCCTGAGGCCTGGCATCTGCTTCGATAGTAACATAACCACGACCTCGAGCAATG GAATGCAGGTGAGGTCAAAGTACAAGGGGTGCGCTCCCTCCTGCGAGGAAGCTAAGGAGACCCTGCAGTGGATTTTCCGGATGAGTAGCCTGGACCAGCTGGACCAGCTGGACCCCAGCCTACCCAAGTCTGAACTGCAGAGTTTGACGTGCTGTGAAAAGGACCTCTGTAATAGGGGGGCGCAGGCCCTGGGCCCCGGCGGGGGGCTGCTGCTCGGCCTAGCGCCCGCCTCCCTCTGGGCCCTGCTGTGA